The genomic region AGCAATTTTAGATTTTTCTTCTTTTTGTTTTAAAAGATGAATATAAACATTTTTTGAATCTTCATCAACATAAATTGGATATATATAAGTGGAAATAATAGTAGTTGAGATGGGTTTTTTATTTTTAAGTTTTAAATTGTAAATATAAAGATACTCACTTTCATAACTCTCTTTTAATGTGAACAAAATGTTTTCATTATCCAAAAATTTTGGAGAGTATGGAAAATTTCCTAAAAGACCTTCAGTTAAATTTAAAATATCTTTTGTATCAAGATCTAACAAAAATATTCCACTTTTTTTAAAATCAGAAGAGTAATAATTAAAAAGAACTTTCTTATTTCTTATCTCTCCAAGGAGCACCTTTCCATCTAAACCAGTTTCAATTTCATCTATTTTATTTAAATTTTTATCAAAAAGAATGATTTTCCCTTCACATGAAATAATTAAAAAAGGTAATCTTTCTACTTTGCAAGAATTGAGAAAGAGTAAAAAGATAAAAAATATGGTAATAACAATAAAAACTCTTTTTTTCATTAAAACCTCCACTTTTTATTATAAAATGAAAAGTATATATTTAAAAATTTAAGGAGTGAAAATGATAAAGATATATGAAGGAGTTGGTGAGGAAATTATTCCTCTCTTTAATAGTGTTACTCCAGAACTTGAGGTTGATATTAAAAAGTGGAGATGGAAATATATTGAAAATCCACTCAAAGAAAATTTAATTGCTGTTTTTGAAACTGATAAAGGCGAAATCGTTGGAGAGGAGGCAATTGTTCCTTTTAAAGCATATTTTAAAGGAAAAATAGTAAAAATAGGACACTCAGTAGACTCTATGGTTTTAGAAAATTTTAGAGGAAGAGGAATCTTTAAAAGACTTGCAATTAAAACTCTCGAAGAGGGGAAAACAAGAGGTTACTACTACTTTTATGGATTTCCAAACAAAAACTCACTTCCAATTTACACAAAAAAGTTAGGCTGGATTAGTTTTGGGTATATAAGAAGGTGGATTTTTCCTCTTAACCTTAATATTCTCTCTACTAAATTTAAAATTGACCTTTCAATTCTATCATCTCTTTTTAAATTTAATAAATCTCTTCTTAAGAGGAAATTTAATTTTATTAAAGTGCAAAATTTTAGCGGAGTTGAAAAATATTTGGATAATTTAAAAAATCATTATGATATTTTTCTTTTAAGAGATGAGGAGTTTTTAACATGGAGATATCTTTCTCACCCATATTATATTTATGAAATTTTTAAAGATGATGATTCGCTTTTTATTTTAAGAATAAAAGAGGTTGATATTAAAAGAGGAACAATTGAAGAATTTTTGTATAAAAACTATGAATCTTTTTCAAAACTCGTCTCTTTTTCTTTAAGATTTTTCATTGAAAATAATGTTGACTTAGTTGATATTTGGATAAAGCAAGGAGATCCACTTGAAAGAATTCTTTTCTTTAAAGGATTTATTCCATATCAAAAAAGATTAATTATACTTTATCCATTTGAAAAAATTCATTTCTCAAAAAATTACTTCTTTAACTTTTCTGATCTTGACGTTATTTAAAAATGTTACAATGGTGTCAGACACTTTTTTAACATGTATAGAGTGAAATAAAAAGGAGGTGTTTTATTATGATGTCAAACATTCCATTTAAGTTGGAAAATTTAAGTAAAGAAGAAATTGAGCAAGAAATTTTAAGAATTGGTATTATTGCTGAACTTGATGCAATTAATCTTTACGAACAACTTGCTTCATTAACTAAAGATGAAAAATTGAAAGATGTATTTTTAGACATTGCAAAAGAAGAAAAAACACATGTTGGTGAGTTTTTAACACTACTTCTTTTAAAGGATAAAGAAGCAAAAGAGGAACTTAAAAATGGTGAAAATGAAGTAAAAGAAATTTTATCAAAATAAATATGGAAATATTTGATTTATCAACTCCAAACATTTTAATTGATTATGATAAACTTTTAAGAAACATTGAGGAGATGGCAAATTTTGCAAAAAAACACAATAAAAAATTGAGACCAATGATAAAAACTCACAAATCAATTGAAATTGCAAAAATACAAAAAAGTTTTGGAATATCTGGTATTCAATGTGCAAAACTATCTGAAGCAGAGATTTTTGCAGATGCAGGCTTTGACGATATTTTTATATCAAGTGAAATTATTGATATTGAAAAATTAAGAAGGGCAAAAAAATTAAATAAAAAAATTAAAAAATTGATTTTATCTGTTGATTCTATTGAAGGAATAAAAAGAGTGGCTGAAGTTTTTCAAGATGAAGAGGTGTATTTAAGAGTTGAAATTGATTCAGGGCATCACAGATGTGGAATTAAACCTCAAGATATACTTGTTTTGTATAAAGAAATTGAAAAATATCAAAATTTAAAATTTGAGGGTATATTTACTCATGGAGGTCAAGTTTATTCATCTAAAAATAGAGAAGATAGAGAGAGGTTATCTTATGAAGAAGCAAATGAAGTTTTAAAAGCAAAAAGAATTCTTGAGGAGAATAATATTAAATGTGAAGTTGTAAGTATAGGATCAACTCCTTCTGTTTTTTATAGTGGAAAAATTGATGGAATAACAGAAATAAGGCCTGGAAATTATGTTTTTTATGATTTCAAACAGGTAAATCTTGGAGTTCAAGATATAGAAAGATGCGCTTTATTAATTTTATCTCAAGTGATTAGTAAACAAGAAAATAGAGCATATATTGATGCAGGATCAAAAGTTTTTGGTCTTGATTTTTTAGAAATAGATCATCAAAAAATTTATGGATATATTTTAGATTCACCAAAATCAAAACTTTTTGCTCTTTCTGAAGAACATGGATGGATTATAATTAGTGAAGATTCAAAAATAAATATTGGAGATAAAATTAAAATAATTCCAGTTCACTCTTGTATTACAATGAGTAATTTTGATCACTTTTATATGGTTAAAGGGAGTGAGGTTATTGGAAAATATAAAGTTGATGCAAGAGGAAAATTTGAGTAAATATTTATTTTAAGTGATAAAATAAATTTAAAATAAATTATTTTAGGGATAAAGAAAATCATTTTTCTTTTTTCCCTTAAGGAGGAAATAACATGAATGAAAATTTTAAGAGTAAAAGTTTAAAAAATATTGGTATTGAAGTTGAAATTCCAGAAAGTTATGACTTCATTGAAACAGAATCATTAAATTATATTCTTGATTCGCTTAAAAATTATCCAAAAGCACTTGAAATGTTTAATCTTCTTGTAAATGATCCAGAATTAAGGGCTGATTGGGATCTTGCAAATTTTATTGCAGTTAAAAAATTAAAATATAATGACCATGGAGAGGTTCATGCAAAAATTGTTTGTGCATCAGCATTAAAAATGCTTGATATACTCCTTGAAAGAGGTATAATACCAGATTTTATTAAAGAAGGTGGAGGAGATGAAGATGATGAACATTTAATTGTTACTTCTGCTTCTCTTCTTCATGATATTGGAAATCAAATTTATAGAGAAAATCATCCTCTTCATTCATCTTATCTTGCAATACCAATTCTTGAAAGGCTTCTTCCAAAAATTTATACAGATCTTGAAAATAGGACTGAAGTTAGAGGGTTTATTTTAAATTCAATTTATGCTCATGATGCAGATATACCAGATTTAATTATTGAAGCAGCACTTGTTGGAATTGGTGATGCAACTGATATGACAAAGGGAAGAGGAAGAATGGCTTATGATCTTGGAAGTTTATCAATTCACACAATCTCTGCCCTATCAATTGAAAGAGTTTTAATTTTAAAAGGAGAAGATAAACCTATTGAGATTTTAATTGAAATGAGTAATTCATCTGGAATATTTCAAGTTCAAGAGATACTTGGAAAAAAGATAATTGGTGGTCCACTTGAAGATTTAATAACCCTTAAAGCAGAAGTTACTCCAACAGAGGGAGATTATGATAAAAGAATAGTTAGAGCAATTACACTTAAAGGAAGAAAATTCGTTACATTTTAAATTTATTCAATCTTAAAACTTACCTCTTTAACTAAAATCATCGTCAAAATAGATTTTACATTTCCACTCACCAGGAATTTCCTCTAATTCTTCTCCTTTAATTTTTGGTAACACCAAGCCCAACTCTCTTTATCTTTTTCAAGACTTTTTACATCTGTTTTTACTTCATTATAAAATTCACCATTTGGCTTAAAGAAATTTTATTCTGGAACCAGAATTAATTAAACTTCTAAATCTAATTAATTTTCATTTTTTATAACATTAATATTTGAAGTTCTTCAATTTTTTCATCTTTCTCTTTAATCAATTATTCATTATTCATATTAATTTCGCTCTTCAAATATTCAATTGAATCCATCGATATTGTTACAGTTTTAATTGCACCATCCCAACCAACTTCTGCTCCCAACCCTTCACTTATAAATCTAACAGGAACCATTGTTCTTCCATTTATAATTTAAGGTGGAACATCAAGAGTTAGTTTATTACCATCAACAAAAACCTCTTTGCTACCGATTTTAAGTTTAATTATTCTTTTTTCATTTAAACTTTTTAAATCACTATTTATAAAAAATGATAGTGATATATTTACTTATTTATTATATCCAGTTATAATTCAAATAAAAAGGAGGAAAAGTATGAAAAATTTTAAAATTCTTTTAATTTTGATTCTTGTTTTTTCTCTTATAACTATTTATGGTTGTAAGAAAGAAGTAAAAACATCTGAAATCTTAGTTACTGTTATTGATAATGAAGGAAAGCCAGTTCAAGATGTTAATCTTTCACTTGATGGAAAAAGTGGAAAAACTGATTCTCAAGGAAAATATACTTTTTCGAATATTGATTTTGGTAAATATAAAATAAGAGCAACAAAAGAAGAATTTGAAGATTTTGAAGATGAAATTGAAATATCAAGTGCAGAAAAAAAGGAAATTAAGATTGTTTTAAATAAAAAGAGTGAATTTGAAGAGATAAAAAATTACTCTGACATTGAAAGTTTTCATGTTATTGCAGAATTTAGAACAAAAGAGGCAACTTCTGATCAAAGAATAGAACTCATAACAGAAAATTTTGGAAAAAGAGAATATATGAAAGTAACAAATTTAAACACTGGTGAACTTTATACAGAAATCTATTCAGATGAAAAGATTGCAAAAATTCGCTATAGTGAAAAAGGAGAATTTTACGAGATGCCAAGAGAACAAATTGGAAGCATTTCTGAAAGTTTCCATTCCCTTGTTAATGAATATGCAAAAGGAATAAAAGATGCATTTAACCAAAGAATTAAAATACCACAAGGTTCATTAGAGTATTCTGTAAGAAAAATTGGAACAGAAAAAGTAAATAATTATATGACAACAAAATATGAATTTAGAGATGAAGTAATATATCAAAATGAAAAAACAAAAGTGCTTTATGAAATTTGGGTTATTAATAGCGGAAAATATAAAAACTTTCCAACAAAATTGAATGCTATTATGACTTTTCAAGATGGAAGCATGCTATCTTATACAAT from Caldisericia bacterium harbors:
- a CDS encoding stalk domain-containing protein; translation: MVPVRFISEGLGAEVGWDGAIKTVTISMDSIEYLKSEINMNNE
- a CDS encoding ferritin family protein, whose amino-acid sequence is MMSNIPFKLENLSKEEIEQEILRIGIIAELDAINLYEQLASLTKDEKLKDVFLDIAKEEKTHVGEFLTLLLLKDKEAKEELKNGENEVKEILSK
- a CDS encoding alanine racemase yields the protein MEIFDLSTPNILIDYDKLLRNIEEMANFAKKHNKKLRPMIKTHKSIEIAKIQKSFGISGIQCAKLSEAEIFADAGFDDIFISSEIIDIEKLRRAKKLNKKIKKLILSVDSIEGIKRVAEVFQDEEVYLRVEIDSGHHRCGIKPQDILVLYKEIEKYQNLKFEGIFTHGGQVYSSKNREDRERLSYEEANEVLKAKRILEENNIKCEVVSIGSTPSVFYSGKIDGITEIRPGNYVFYDFKQVNLGVQDIERCALLILSQVISKQENRAYIDAGSKVFGLDFLEIDHQKIYGYILDSPKSKLFALSEEHGWIIISEDSKINIGDKIKIIPVHSCITMSNFDHFYMVKGSEVIGKYKVDARGKFE
- a CDS encoding GNAT family N-acetyltransferase, whose protein sequence is MIKIYEGVGEEIIPLFNSVTPELEVDIKKWRWKYIENPLKENLIAVFETDKGEIVGEEAIVPFKAYFKGKIVKIGHSVDSMVLENFRGRGIFKRLAIKTLEEGKTRGYYYFYGFPNKNSLPIYTKKLGWISFGYIRRWIFPLNLNILSTKFKIDLSILSSLFKFNKSLLKRKFNFIKVQNFSGVEKYLDNLKNHYDIFLLRDEEFLTWRYLSHPYYIYEIFKDDDSLFILRIKEVDIKRGTIEEFLYKNYESFSKLVSFSLRFFIENNVDLVDIWIKQGDPLERILFFKGFIPYQKRLIILYPFEKIHFSKNYFFNFSDLDVI
- a CDS encoding phosphohydrolase; this translates as MNENFKSKSLKNIGIEVEIPESYDFIETESLNYILDSLKNYPKALEMFNLLVNDPELRADWDLANFIAVKKLKYNDHGEVHAKIVCASALKMLDILLERGIIPDFIKEGGGDEDDEHLIVTSASLLHDIGNQIYRENHPLHSSYLAIPILERLLPKIYTDLENRTEVRGFILNSIYAHDADIPDLIIEAALVGIGDATDMTKGRGRMAYDLGSLSIHTISALSIERVLILKGEDKPIEILIEMSNSSGIFQVQEILGKKIIGGPLEDLITLKAEVTPTEGDYDKRIVRAITLKGRKFVTF
- a CDS encoding carboxypeptidase-like regulatory domain-containing protein; the protein is MKNFKILLILILVFSLITIYGCKKEVKTSEILVTVIDNEGKPVQDVNLSLDGKSGKTDSQGKYTFSNIDFGKYKIRATKEEFEDFEDEIEISSAEKKEIKIVLNKKSEFEEIKNYSDIESFHVIAEFRTKEATSDQRIELITENFGKREYMKVTNLNTGELYTEIYSDEKIAKIRYSEKGEFYEMPREQIGSISESFHSLVNEYAKGIKDAFNQRIKIPQGSLEYSVRKIGTEKVNNYMTTKYEFRDEVIYQNEKTKVLYEIWVINSGKYKNFPTKLNAIMTFQDGSMLSYTINIFELGEAKIPKF